ACCAGGGCATCAGTGTTGAGGGCAACGCGCAACCCACCCTGGAGAACAACATCTGCCAGGCCAATAAAAATGCAGGCATCAGGTACTCCGACACTGCTGCTGGCGTCGCCAGGGGCAACACCTGTGAGAACAACACGCTCAGCGGCATCATTGTCACGGGCAACGCGCAACCCACCCTTGAGGGCAACACCTGCCGGAACAACACACAGGCAGGCATTGTCTACCTAGGGGAAGCAACTGGCATCGCTAGGGGCAACACCTGTGAGAACAACAACCACGGTATCAGTATCCAGGGCAACGCACAGCTGACCCTGGAGAACAACACCTGCCAAGCCAATAAAATGGCAGGCATCGCCTATCTTGGTGCAGCAACTGGCACCGCCAAGGGCAACACGTGTGAGAACAACATGCTCAGTGGCATCAGTGTCATGGACGAGGCTCAACCTACCCTCGAGGACAACACCTGCTGGGCCAACACGCAGGCGGGCATCAGGTACTCCGATACTGCTGCTGGCGTTGCCAGGGGCAACATGTGTGAGAACAACATGCTCAGTGGCATCATCGTCGAGGGCGACGCGCAACCCACCCTCGAGGGCAACACCTGCCGGGCCAACACGCAGGCGGGCATCAGGTACTCCGGCACTGCTGCTAGCGTCGCCAAGGGCAACACCTGCGAGAACAACATGCTCAGTGGCATTATCGTCACGAAAGAGGCTCAACCCATCCTGGAGGACAACACCTGCCGGAACAACACGCAGGCGGGAATCGCCTACTTGGGCAATGCCAGTGGCTTCGCCAGGAGCAATACCTGCGAGAACAACAAGCAAAACGGGATCCATGTCGAAGGAAACGCGAAGCCTACCCTGGAGGACAACACCTGCAAAGGCAACTCACAGACGGGTATCGCGTACTTCAACACCGCCACAGGCGTCGCCAGGGGCAACACCTGTGAGAGCAACACCAACCAAGGCATCAGTGTCCAGAACAACGCGCAACCCATCTTGGAGGGCAATACCTGCCGGAGCAACATGCAGGCAGGCATCGTCTACCTGGGGCAAGCGACTGGCATCGCGACAAGCAACATTTGCGAGAACAACACCAACCACGGCATCAATATCCAGGGCAACGCACAACCGACCCTGGAGAACAACTCCTGCAAGGCCAATAAGAAGGCAGGCATCGCCTATCTGGAGGAAGCAGCTGGCGTCGCCAGGGGCAACACTTGCGAGAACAACACTAACCAGGGCATCAGTGTTCAGGACAGCGCACAGCCCACCCTCGA
The window above is part of the Deinococcus malanensis genome. Proteins encoded here:
- a CDS encoding right-handed parallel beta-helix repeat-containing protein, whose protein sequence is QGISVEGNAQPTLENNICQANKNAGIRYSDTAAGVARGNTCENNTLSGIIVTGNAQPTLEGNTCRNNTQAGIVYLGEATGIARGNTCENNNHGISIQGNAQLTLENNTCQANKMAGIAYLGAATGTAKGNTCENNMLSGISVMDEAQPTLEDNTCWANTQAGIRYSDTAAGVARGNMCENNMLSGIIVEGDAQPTLEGNTCRANTQAGIRYSGTAASVAKGNTCENNMLSGIIVTKEAQPILEDNTCRNNTQAGIAYLGNASGFARSNTCENNKQNGIHVEGNAKPTLEDNTCKGNSQTGIAYFNTATGVARGNTCESNTNQGISVQNNAQPILEGNTCRSNMQAGIVYLGQATGIATSNICENNTNHGINIQGNAQPTLENNSCKANKKAGIAYLEEAAGVARGNTCENNTNQGISVQDSAQPTLEDNTCRKNTQAGIVYFNTAAGIARSNTCENNKQNGIHVEGNAKPTLEDNTCKGNSQTGIAYFNTAAGIAMRNTCESNNHSGIHVEANAQPTLEDNTCRNNTQTGIVYFNTATGVARGNICENNKYSGIHVEANAQPTLEDNTCRNNLKSGIGYFNSAGGIATGNTCENNTLGGIKVGGNAQPILKDNICRDNMQAGILYNEQAAGLAKSNTCENNRQNGIHVEGSSKPTVEGNTILQNRSIGLHVAGSASPILENNVVTENLGAGIRFSNQARGVARNNMTAKNGGPDFEVLGQAAPVREGFNGSSSLLGGVVSR